From one Conexibacter woesei Iso977N genomic stretch:
- a CDS encoding transglycosylase family protein — translation MRSRTLTRFTLAGTALAVAAPAGTAGAMSAPQLPGQGTGAGLASIISVAKTPLVRRDVRLARTLAHVKGTKLKRSYSHTIRAWSLAKLTRHHTHLRRALRHARAAKAKAAAPNASPALQAIAACESGGNPSTDTGNGFYGKYQFTLATWQAVGGSGNPAQASEGEQDRRAAMLYASAGPGQWPVCGR, via the coding sequence ATGCGATCTCGCACGCTCACCCGATTCACGCTGGCCGGCACCGCCCTCGCCGTCGCAGCGCCCGCAGGAACCGCCGGCGCCATGAGCGCCCCGCAGCTGCCCGGACAGGGCACCGGCGCCGGCCTGGCGTCGATCATCAGCGTCGCCAAGACCCCGCTGGTCCGGCGCGACGTCCGGCTCGCGCGCACGCTCGCGCACGTGAAGGGCACGAAGCTCAAGCGGTCCTACTCGCACACGATCAGGGCCTGGTCGCTGGCGAAGCTGACCCGTCACCACACGCACCTCAGGCGCGCGCTGCGCCACGCCCGCGCCGCGAAGGCGAAGGCCGCCGCGCCCAACGCCTCCCCCGCGCTGCAGGCGATCGCCGCCTGCGAGTCCGGCGGCAACCCGTCGACCGACACCGGCAACGGCTTCTACGGCAAGTACCAGTTCACCCTTGCCACCTGGCAGGCGGTCGGCGGTTCCGGCAACCCCGCGCAGGCCTCCGAGGGCGAGCAGGACCGCCGCGCGGCGATGTTGTACGCCTCGGCCGGTCCGGGGCAGTGGCCGGTCTGCGGCCGCTGA
- the thrS gene encoding threonine--tRNA ligase — protein sequence MKVTLPDGKELELADGASGADAAAAIGPGLAKAALAIKVDGRTQDLALPLPEGTGIDIITDRSGADALELIRHDTAHVLAAAMLELYPGVKISIGPAIENGFYYDFEFPEGVSFSDADFEKVEAKMREHVAADEAFTREVVSVDDALARFRAEGQDYKVELIEDLVKNEGVDTVSLYTNGPFTDLCRGPHAPTTKRIGAFKLQSTAGAYWRGDSNRTMLTRVYGTAFFKQKELDAHLHMLEEARARDHRRLGKDLGLFTFSELAPGMPLWQPPGMAIWNQLTELWRSENRRRGYDEVKTPILWDVELFKASGHWQNYRDNMYFTDIEDRPMGLKPMNCPGHVQLFKDVRRSYRDLPMRFSEQGLVHRHEPSGTLHGLMRVRHITQDDAHIFCTEEQIEDEVVGCLDFGFDIYRLFGFEPKLELSTRPEKRLGAEEVWDHAEAALENALKRQGLDYEINPGDGAFYGPKIDLHMRDSLGRSWQLGTVQLDYQMPERLDATYTGADNAEHRPVMIHRALLGSFERFIGILIEHYAGEFPLWLSPTQAVLLTIADRHNDAAHQFAAQLRDAGVRVKVDDRTESVGRKIREAELSKTPYMLVIGDAEVDSGSVAVRRHKEGDIGTFTITDFAQKIQDEVADARSLEAPVAAAATTD from the coding sequence ATGAAGGTCACCCTCCCTGACGGCAAGGAGCTCGAGCTCGCCGACGGCGCTTCAGGCGCCGACGCGGCGGCCGCGATCGGTCCAGGACTCGCGAAGGCGGCCCTGGCCATCAAGGTCGACGGGCGAACGCAGGACCTCGCGCTTCCGCTGCCCGAGGGCACGGGCATCGACATCATCACCGACCGGTCCGGCGCCGACGCGCTGGAGCTGATCCGGCACGACACCGCGCACGTGCTCGCGGCCGCGATGCTGGAGCTCTACCCGGGCGTGAAGATCTCGATCGGCCCCGCTATCGAGAACGGGTTCTACTACGACTTCGAGTTCCCGGAGGGCGTGTCGTTCAGCGATGCGGACTTCGAGAAGGTCGAGGCCAAGATGCGCGAGCACGTCGCCGCCGACGAGGCGTTCACGCGAGAGGTCGTGTCGGTCGACGACGCGCTGGCGCGCTTCCGGGCCGAGGGCCAGGACTACAAGGTCGAGCTGATCGAGGACCTCGTCAAGAACGAGGGCGTCGACACGGTGTCGCTGTACACCAACGGCCCGTTCACCGACCTCTGCCGCGGGCCGCACGCGCCGACCACGAAGCGGATCGGCGCGTTCAAGCTGCAGTCGACGGCGGGCGCCTACTGGCGCGGCGATTCCAACCGCACCATGTTGACCCGCGTCTACGGGACCGCGTTCTTCAAGCAGAAGGAGCTGGACGCCCACCTGCACATGCTGGAGGAGGCGCGTGCGCGCGACCACCGCCGGCTGGGCAAGGACCTGGGGTTGTTCACGTTCTCGGAGCTGGCGCCGGGCATGCCGCTGTGGCAGCCGCCGGGGATGGCGATCTGGAACCAGCTGACCGAGCTGTGGCGGTCCGAGAACCGCAGGCGCGGCTACGACGAGGTCAAGACGCCGATCCTGTGGGACGTCGAGCTGTTCAAGGCCAGCGGCCACTGGCAGAACTACCGCGACAACATGTACTTCACGGACATCGAGGACCGGCCGATGGGCCTCAAGCCCATGAACTGCCCGGGCCACGTCCAGCTGTTCAAGGACGTCCGGCGGTCTTACCGCGATCTGCCGATGCGGTTCTCCGAGCAGGGGCTCGTCCACCGGCACGAGCCGTCCGGGACGTTGCACGGGCTGATGCGGGTCCGGCACATCACGCAGGACGACGCCCACATCTTCTGCACCGAGGAGCAGATCGAGGACGAGGTCGTCGGCTGCCTGGACTTCGGGTTCGACATCTACAGGCTGTTCGGCTTCGAGCCCAAGCTCGAGCTCTCGACGCGCCCCGAGAAGCGGCTGGGTGCCGAGGAGGTCTGGGACCACGCCGAGGCGGCGCTGGAGAACGCGCTCAAGCGGCAGGGTCTCGACTACGAGATCAACCCGGGCGACGGCGCGTTCTACGGGCCGAAGATCGACCTGCACATGAGGGACTCGCTCGGCCGCTCGTGGCAGCTGGGCACCGTGCAGCTGGACTATCAGATGCCCGAGCGCCTGGACGCGACCTACACCGGCGCCGACAACGCCGAGCACCGCCCGGTGATGATCCACCGCGCGTTGTTGGGGTCCTTCGAGCGCTTCATCGGGATCCTCATCGAGCACTACGCCGGCGAGTTCCCGCTCTGGCTGTCCCCGACCCAGGCCGTTCTGCTGACGATCGCTGATCGCCACAACGACGCTGCGCATCAGTTCGCCGCGCAGCTGCGCGACGCCGGCGTCCGCGTCAAGGTCGACGACCGCACCGAGTCCGTCGGCCGCAAGATCCGCGAAGCCGAGTTGTCGAAGACGCCCTACATGTTGGTCATCGGCGACGCCGAAGTCGACTCCGGCTCGGTGGCCGTCCGCCGCCACAAGGAAGGCGACATCGGCACCTTCACCATCACCGACTTCGCCCAGAAGATTCAGGACGAGGTCGCGGACGCACGCTCCTTGGAGGCACCGGTCGCCGCGGCGGCGACGACCGACTGA
- a CDS encoding galactose oxidase-like domain-containing protein, with protein sequence MVFRSLRGRARQLLLLALSSAAAVLLLCSPALADTILGTPTPGTSLDDDAAGTAEAFRVSASASGTVDHLSFYIDSTNRATRLSLGIYAASGTHPGTLLTSGSSSAVAPGWNTIAVNGAPLTSGTAYWVAALGTGGKLVFHVGSGNGTAAENNRTTSLTALPATWTAGPAWTGGAPSFYASSAVTVPPDPPDQVGQWGDVMDWPIVAAHAVLMTSGKTLEIDGWTAPSPSIVYDQSLGGVAGGGFTRIDNPLGLDVFCAGNVTLPDGRILLVGGHGFTATLGLQETTIYDPSNDTWVAGPKMQYARWYPTATELGDGRIVTISGNITNTSWADTPEIYDPVTNRWSTMTGINTSGVHEEEYPLTYLLPNGKIITIATSAGRTYMMDPQTPSWTQVPGTTATRNASGIMYRPGKILLTGGGTPLNTNNAAQTGAETMDTTVANPTWTPAAPMLKARYAHTLTNTPDGKVLAIGGGGDMNQEDLASGELSAESWDPDTGAWTRLSSMPVPRLYHSTSMLMPDGRILVTGGGHANGPQSPSEYNAEFYSPPYLFKGARPSISSVPSSATYGSSIEVRTPDADSIRSVSLINLAADTHTLDMNQHFVPLTFTKHSGGLSVDMPASPNLAPPNTYMLFIVNDRGVPSIAPFIKVAPTTVAPNVSVTTPAAGATVNGTVPLTATATDTTGITSLQFTVDGTAVGPRLTSAPYTYNWDSTTVANGPHTIGAVAVNGVGTRGTANPVSVTANNAGLMSPTQDGVVSAEGNGTINSPALTTTGASDVVLAFATSDGPATGQTLTVSGGGLTWSLVKRVNARGGTTEIWKAKATSALNGAVVRVAQGRPGYNQSLTVAAFAGASDVGASATANAATGAPTVSVTPTKVGSLIWGAGNDYDRAVVRTPSSGQAIVHQWLDTAIGDSYWVQNRTTPTSSLGSAAISDTAPANDSYNLAAVEVMP encoded by the coding sequence ATGGTCTTCCGTTCCCTCCGCGGTCGCGCGCGGCAGCTGCTGCTGCTCGCGCTCTCGTCCGCGGCTGCCGTGCTCCTGCTCTGCTCGCCCGCGCTGGCCGACACCATCCTCGGCACGCCGACGCCGGGCACGTCGCTCGACGACGACGCCGCCGGCACCGCCGAGGCCTTCAGGGTCTCCGCGTCGGCGTCCGGCACGGTGGACCACCTCAGCTTCTACATCGACTCCACCAACAGGGCGACGAGGCTCTCGCTCGGGATCTACGCCGCGTCCGGCACGCACCCGGGCACGCTGCTGACGTCCGGCTCCAGCAGCGCGGTCGCGCCCGGCTGGAACACGATCGCCGTCAACGGCGCGCCGCTGACCTCCGGTACCGCCTACTGGGTCGCGGCCCTCGGCACGGGCGGCAAGCTCGTCTTCCACGTGGGCTCCGGCAACGGCACGGCGGCGGAGAACAACAGGACCACCTCGCTGACCGCGCTGCCCGCCACGTGGACGGCCGGCCCGGCCTGGACCGGCGGCGCGCCGTCGTTCTACGCGTCCTCGGCCGTCACCGTGCCGCCCGATCCGCCGGACCAGGTCGGCCAGTGGGGCGACGTCATGGACTGGCCGATCGTCGCGGCGCACGCCGTCCTGATGACCTCCGGCAAGACGCTGGAGATCGACGGCTGGACCGCGCCGAGCCCGTCGATCGTCTACGACCAGAGCCTCGGCGGCGTCGCCGGCGGCGGCTTCACGAGGATCGACAACCCGCTCGGCCTCGACGTGTTCTGCGCCGGCAACGTGACGCTGCCCGACGGCCGCATCCTGCTGGTCGGCGGCCACGGCTTCACGGCCACGCTCGGGCTGCAGGAGACGACGATCTACGACCCGTCCAACGACACCTGGGTCGCCGGCCCGAAGATGCAGTACGCGCGCTGGTACCCGACGGCGACCGAGCTCGGCGACGGGCGGATCGTCACGATCAGCGGCAACATCACCAACACGAGCTGGGCCGACACGCCCGAGATCTACGACCCGGTCACCAACAGGTGGTCGACGATGACGGGGATCAACACCTCGGGCGTGCACGAGGAGGAGTACCCCCTCACCTACCTGCTGCCCAACGGCAAGATCATCACGATCGCGACGTCGGCCGGCCGGACCTACATGATGGACCCGCAGACGCCGTCCTGGACGCAGGTCCCCGGGACGACCGCGACCCGCAACGCCAGCGGCATCATGTACCGCCCGGGCAAGATCCTGCTCACCGGCGGCGGCACGCCGTTGAACACCAACAACGCGGCCCAGACCGGCGCCGAGACGATGGACACCACCGTCGCGAACCCGACCTGGACGCCCGCGGCGCCGATGCTGAAGGCGCGCTACGCGCACACGCTCACCAACACGCCGGACGGCAAGGTGCTGGCGATCGGCGGTGGCGGCGACATGAACCAGGAGGACCTCGCGTCCGGGGAGCTCTCGGCCGAGTCGTGGGACCCGGACACCGGCGCCTGGACCAGGTTGTCGTCGATGCCGGTGCCGCGCCTGTACCACTCGACGTCGATGCTGATGCCCGACGGCCGGATCCTCGTGACCGGTGGCGGCCACGCCAACGGCCCGCAGTCGCCGTCGGAGTACAACGCGGAGTTCTACTCGCCGCCGTACCTGTTCAAGGGCGCGCGCCCGTCGATCAGCTCGGTGCCGTCCTCGGCGACCTACGGGTCCTCGATCGAGGTCAGGACGCCGGACGCGGACTCGATCAGGTCGGTGTCCTTGATCAACCTGGCGGCCGACACGCACACGCTGGACATGAACCAGCACTTCGTCCCGCTGACGTTCACCAAGCACTCGGGCGGGCTGTCGGTCGACATGCCGGCCTCGCCGAACCTCGCGCCGCCGAACACGTACATGTTGTTCATCGTCAACGACAGGGGCGTCCCGTCGATCGCGCCGTTCATCAAGGTGGCGCCGACGACGGTCGCGCCGAACGTGAGCGTCACGACGCCGGCCGCGGGCGCCACGGTCAACGGCACGGTGCCGCTGACGGCGACCGCGACCGACACGACCGGCATCACCTCGCTGCAGTTCACGGTCGACGGCACCGCGGTCGGGCCGAGGCTGACGTCCGCGCCGTACACCTACAACTGGGATTCGACGACGGTGGCCAATGGGCCGCACACGATCGGCGCGGTGGCGGTCAACGGCGTCGGGACCAGGGGCACGGCGAACCCCGTGAGCGTGACCGCCAACAACGCGGGGCTGATGTCGCCGACGCAGGACGGGGTCGTCTCGGCGGAGGGCAACGGCACCATCAACAGCCCGGCGCTGACGACCACCGGGGCCTCCGACGTGGTGCTCGCGTTCGCGACCTCCGACGGGCCGGCGACCGGGCAGACGCTGACGGTGTCCGGCGGCGGGCTGACGTGGTCGCTCGTCAAGCGCGTCAACGCGCGCGGCGGGACGACCGAGATCTGGAAGGCCAAGGCGACGTCCGCGCTGAACGGCGCGGTCGTCAGGGTCGCCCAGGGCAGGCCGGGCTACAACCAGTCGCTGACGGTGGCCGCGTTCGCAGGCGCCAGCGACGTGGGCGCCTCGGCGACGGCCAACGCCGCGACCGGCGCGCCGACCGTGTCGGTGACGCCGACGAAGGTCGGGTCGCTGATCTGGGGCGCGGGCAACGACTACGACCGCGCGGTCGTGCGGACGCCGTCGTCCGGGCAGGCGATCGTGCACCAGTGGCTGGACACGGCGATCGGGGACTCGTACTGGGTCCAGAACCGGACGACGCCGACGTCGAGCCTCGGGAGCGCGGCGATCAGCGACACCGCGCCGGCGAACGACTCCTACAACCTGGCCGCGGTGGAGGTCATGCCGTAG
- a CDS encoding acyltransferase family protein: protein MAWFRFALAIEVVCFHTGMGPIAGPVAVIAFFVLSGFLIARVLTENYLVRTDGAWSGAGRFYANRLLRLAPAFLAVSLAMMIVCVGAQHALDLTPAQLPEYASSIQYDGHALHTYINGVEPHFAAGWSPVPHIFAGFVWIPQYWTVAFEAMFYAIAPLLILLTIKSGRWVFAAAFAVALAFYIWATAKAWGVPGLDDILIYRNGLSMFVFFFWGAGLYAISRRTTWRFPLKVAMAVAVVYLLAIGGAWYARDSFAHTWILSNQFWHIFTILALVPIVLCAPVPRRFTHVDRYLGDLSYGIYISHFVAITLLRLPAAHYAAEHHKAIATVPTFGSFDTSLLVFRLATIAVSIAIAVVVLHLVERPVERLRRRVGSRRPEGGAVAPEHDAPDDERALATA from the coding sequence ATGGCTTGGTTCCGTTTCGCCCTGGCGATCGAGGTCGTGTGCTTCCACACCGGGATGGGCCCGATCGCCGGCCCGGTCGCGGTCATCGCGTTCTTCGTCCTCAGCGGCTTCCTGATCGCCCGCGTGCTCACCGAGAACTACCTCGTGCGCACCGACGGCGCCTGGTCGGGCGCCGGGCGCTTCTACGCCAACCGCCTGCTGCGGCTGGCGCCCGCCTTCCTGGCCGTCTCGCTCGCGATGATGATCGTCTGCGTCGGCGCCCAGCACGCGCTGGACCTCACACCGGCCCAACTGCCGGAGTACGCGAGCTCGATCCAGTACGACGGCCACGCGCTGCACACCTACATCAACGGCGTGGAACCCCACTTCGCCGCGGGCTGGTCGCCGGTGCCGCACATCTTCGCCGGCTTCGTCTGGATCCCGCAGTACTGGACCGTCGCGTTCGAGGCCATGTTCTACGCCATCGCGCCCCTGCTGATCCTCCTGACGATCAAGTCCGGGCGCTGGGTCTTCGCCGCCGCGTTCGCCGTCGCGCTCGCGTTCTACATCTGGGCGACCGCGAAGGCGTGGGGCGTCCCCGGCCTCGACGACATCCTGATCTACCGCAACGGCCTGAGCATGTTCGTGTTCTTCTTCTGGGGCGCCGGGCTGTACGCGATCAGCCGCCGGACGACGTGGCGGTTCCCGCTGAAGGTGGCGATGGCCGTCGCCGTCGTCTACCTGCTCGCCATCGGCGGCGCCTGGTACGCGCGCGACTCGTTCGCGCACACGTGGATCCTCTCCAACCAGTTCTGGCACATCTTCACGATCCTGGCGCTCGTGCCGATCGTGCTGTGCGCGCCGGTCCCGCGGCGCTTCACCCACGTCGACCGCTACCTCGGCGACCTCAGCTACGGCATCTACATCAGCCACTTCGTGGCGATCACGCTGCTGCGGCTGCCCGCGGCGCACTACGCGGCCGAGCACCACAAAGCGATCGCCACGGTGCCGACGTTCGGCAGCTTCGACACCAGCCTGCTGGTGTTCCGCCTGGCCACGATCGCCGTGTCGATCGCGATCGCGGTCGTGGTGCTGCACCTCGTCGAGCGGCCGGTCGAACGGCTGCGCCGGCGGGTCGGCTCGCGCCGTCCGGAGGGCGGGGCCGTGGCGCCGGAGCACGACGCCCCAGACGACGAGCGCGCGCTCGCCACCGCCTGA
- a CDS encoding restriction endonuclease → MAEITAHRQGQMIQALFRILESEPDGLQAKDAIARVESELELTPFEKATFPKNPDSVRFPKILRFATISSVKAGWLRKRSGIWLLTDEGKAALHAFQDPEALFKESLRLYKQWKASQPEDDAPTDASSDDAREAGDSSVLAATSLEEAEEAARQAILDYLAQINPYSFQDLVGKLLEAMDYHVVWIAPKGKDGGLDLLAQSDPLGVRGPRIKGQVKRRPDDKTTEEELRSFLSLLESGDVGVYISLGGFTRDTQAAARRSSRRITLIDGEAFLDLWVEHYGQVDEEGRGLLPIKPVHFLDLDVLGA, encoded by the coding sequence ATGGCTGAGATCACTGCACATCGCCAAGGCCAGATGATCCAGGCGCTCTTCCGGATCCTCGAATCTGAGCCGGACGGTCTGCAGGCCAAGGACGCGATCGCACGCGTGGAGAGCGAGCTGGAGCTCACCCCATTCGAGAAGGCGACCTTTCCGAAGAACCCCGACTCCGTCCGCTTCCCGAAGATCCTGCGCTTCGCGACCATCAGCTCGGTCAAGGCAGGGTGGCTCCGAAAGAGGAGCGGAATCTGGCTCCTGACGGACGAAGGAAAGGCGGCGCTGCACGCGTTCCAGGACCCCGAGGCGCTGTTCAAGGAATCGCTGCGACTGTACAAGCAATGGAAGGCAAGTCAGCCTGAGGACGACGCGCCGACGGATGCGTCGTCCGACGACGCGCGCGAAGCCGGGGACTCCAGCGTGCTTGCTGCGACGAGCCTCGAGGAAGCCGAAGAGGCCGCGCGCCAGGCCATCCTCGATTACCTCGCTCAGATCAACCCCTACAGCTTCCAAGATCTCGTCGGCAAGTTGTTGGAGGCGATGGACTACCACGTCGTCTGGATCGCACCCAAGGGCAAGGACGGAGGTCTCGACCTCTTGGCGCAGAGCGATCCTCTGGGAGTGCGCGGGCCGCGCATCAAGGGTCAGGTCAAGCGCCGGCCGGACGACAAGACGACGGAGGAAGAGCTCCGCTCGTTCCTGTCTCTGCTGGAGTCGGGCGACGTGGGCGTCTACATCTCGCTCGGCGGGTTCACCAGGGACACCCAGGCCGCCGCGCGCCGCAGCTCCCGACGGATCACCTTGATCGATGGGGAAGCCTTCCTCGACCTCTGGGTCGAGCACTACGGCCAAGTCGATGAAGAAGGACGCGGCCTGCTTCCGATCAAGCCCGTCCACTTCCTCGATCTCGACGTGCTCGGCGCTTAG
- a CDS encoding glycosyltransferase — protein sequence MTAPSVAVLVAAYEAAPYVGQAVRSALAQDYAGDVHVVVVDDGSTDGTGDVVAGIAEDFPGRVTLVRQENRGSVGAVNRCAEQDAALRADFLAILDADDAWPANKLTAQIALLASRPEVGLVYGDMRVIDGAGQVVQESWLADARPPSGRSFSTFLRENLVTGSSIVVRGGLRDVLFPIPDDMAWADWWLAVRASQFAEIAYLPIPRTLYRFHGTNMSLGAQGAARLRELRRGLRLQRWFLRRVDAAAVPVEELERAWDAFARVAAEALSVAGTPFVELVCVSDEDRAEAASLVASARELLSSDQLHEALAVATRAAAADPPSDDARGALLEVRAQLGPDAVGPQPLRGARPLVACVAADDLLRDPALLRGLADTLGDLEDVTLAVDAVEFDASEAAARISALADEQGFADDPRLDLALVVGPLDELGAARLRAGLTVRVGTRRPIDGTPWFAPDDLAGARAVLLAARG from the coding sequence ATGACCGCACCGTCGGTCGCGGTGCTCGTCGCCGCCTACGAGGCGGCGCCGTACGTCGGGCAGGCGGTCCGCAGCGCGCTGGCCCAGGACTACGCGGGCGACGTGCATGTCGTCGTCGTCGACGACGGGTCGACCGACGGGACCGGCGACGTCGTTGCGGGGATCGCTGAGGACTTCCCGGGGCGCGTCACGCTCGTGCGCCAGGAGAACCGGGGCAGCGTCGGCGCGGTCAACCGCTGCGCCGAGCAGGACGCGGCGCTGCGCGCCGACTTCCTCGCGATCCTCGACGCCGACGACGCCTGGCCCGCCAACAAGCTGACCGCGCAGATCGCGCTGCTGGCGTCCCGGCCCGAGGTCGGGCTCGTGTACGGCGACATGCGCGTGATCGACGGGGCCGGGCAGGTGGTCCAGGAGTCGTGGCTGGCCGACGCGCGGCCGCCGTCGGGGCGCTCGTTCTCGACGTTCCTGCGCGAGAACCTCGTGACGGGCTCGTCGATCGTCGTGCGCGGCGGGCTGCGCGACGTGCTGTTCCCGATCCCCGACGACATGGCGTGGGCGGACTGGTGGCTGGCGGTGCGGGCATCGCAGTTCGCCGAGATCGCCTACCTGCCGATCCCCCGGACGCTGTACCGGTTCCACGGGACCAACATGTCGCTCGGCGCGCAGGGCGCGGCGCGGCTGCGCGAGCTGCGGCGCGGGCTGCGGCTGCAGCGCTGGTTCCTGCGGCGGGTCGACGCTGCCGCGGTGCCGGTCGAGGAGCTGGAGCGCGCGTGGGACGCGTTCGCCCGCGTCGCCGCCGAGGCGCTGAGCGTCGCGGGGACGCCGTTCGTGGAGCTGGTCTGCGTGAGCGACGAGGACCGCGCGGAGGCGGCATCGCTGGTGGCGTCCGCCCGCGAGCTGCTGAGCAGTGATCAGCTTCACGAAGCACTCGCGGTCGCGACGCGTGCCGCCGCGGCCGACCCGCCGAGCGACGACGCCCGCGGCGCGCTGCTGGAGGTCCGGGCGCAGCTCGGGCCGGACGCCGTGGGTCCCCAGCCGTTGCGCGGAGCCCGCCCGCTCGTCGCCTGCGTCGCCGCCGACGACCTCCTTCGCGACCCCGCGCTGCTGCGCGGGCTGGCCGACACGCTCGGCGACCTCGAGGACGTCACGCTCGCCGTCGACGCCGTCGAGTTCGACGCGTCCGAGGCCGCCGCCCGGATCAGCGCGCTGGCCGACGAGCAGGGCTTCGCCGACGACCCCCGCCTCGACCTCGCGCTGGTCGTCGGGCCGCTGGACGAGCTCGGCGCCGCGCGGCTGCGCGCGGGCCTGACGGTCCGGGTCGGCACCCGCCGCCCCATCGACGGCACGCCCTGGTTCGCACCGGACGACCTCGCCGGCGCCCGCGCCGTGCTGCTCGCCGCCCGCGGCTGA
- a CDS encoding cupin domain-containing protein, with the protein MTNVYEPEFEVQRDEPPYVWRRARVGAAAGARALGASVFAVPPGATTFPLHAHLHNEELLVVLAGEPTLRVGGDVPDRVLAAGEVVAFVAGVDGAHQLRNDSAAEVRLLIVSTMVAPEVNVFPDTGELWVRDYIPGTEAPAGAFDVRAPLPDADR; encoded by the coding sequence ATGACGAACGTGTACGAGCCGGAGTTCGAGGTCCAGCGCGACGAGCCGCCCTACGTCTGGAGGCGCGCCCGCGTGGGCGCGGCGGCGGGCGCGCGGGCGCTGGGCGCGTCCGTGTTCGCGGTGCCGCCGGGCGCGACGACGTTCCCGCTGCACGCGCACCTGCACAACGAGGAGCTGTTGGTGGTGTTGGCCGGCGAGCCGACGCTGCGGGTCGGCGGCGACGTGCCGGATCGCGTCCTGGCCGCGGGCGAGGTCGTCGCGTTCGTCGCGGGTGTGGACGGCGCGCACCAGCTCCGGAACGACAGCGCCGCGGAGGTCCGGCTGCTGATCGTCTCGACGATGGTCGCGCCCGAGGTCAACGTGTTCCCCGACACCGGCGAGCTGTGGGTGCGCGATTACATCCCGGGAACCGAGGCGCCCGCCGGCGCGTTCGACGTCCGCGCGCCGCTCCCGGACGCCGATCGCTAG
- a CDS encoding PadR family transcriptional regulator, whose translation MELRTPSYFALAALIDGPLHGYAIIQRAAELSGDTVSLSTGTLYALLDRATAAGLVTAGEPYTHSGRPRRDYTLTPAGRLLLQAEAERLARAARTVSHRLRATATEATA comes from the coding sequence ATGGAGCTGCGCACCCCGAGCTACTTCGCCCTCGCCGCGCTGATCGACGGGCCGCTGCACGGCTACGCGATCATCCAGCGCGCGGCCGAACTGTCCGGCGACACGGTGTCGCTCTCGACCGGGACCCTCTACGCGCTCCTGGACCGCGCGACCGCCGCCGGCCTGGTGACCGCCGGCGAGCCCTACACCCACTCCGGCCGGCCGCGGCGCGACTACACGCTCACCCCGGCCGGCCGTCTCCTCCTCCAGGCCGAGGCCGAGCGCCTCGCGCGTGCCGCCCGCACGGTCAGCCACCGCCTGCGCGCCACGGCGACCGAGGCGACGGCATGA
- a CDS encoding aminotransferase class V-fold PLP-dependent enzyme, with translation MDAARLRAAFPVLAETAYLNAGTCGPLPAAAEHAALDAWRWSTANGRSGDFYGRLVPLSEELRARYATLLGAAAPDHVALTAGTSDGCAHVIANLGLGAGDEVVTADDEHPGVTGPLIAAREQRGVVLKIVPAAEVAEAITENTKLVAVSHVSWHSGTVAPVAEIVARAKAYNIPVLLDGAQGVGAVPVDVSALGVQFYAGSGQKWLCGPVGCGMLWIEPEWIERLGSPAPSYGGLVDPNAGFETELVDNARRHDTPLRDLAQVAGAVAAYDVLAEAGFAELQARAVGGAASLAEGLTAAGFDVVARGESTLVSWRVASDDVAIATRDRLQESGITIRDLPGAARLRASFGGWNDADDAERLLTALAA, from the coding sequence ATGGATGCCGCCCGCCTGCGTGCCGCCTTCCCCGTCCTCGCCGAGACCGCCTACCTCAACGCCGGGACCTGCGGCCCGCTGCCGGCCGCGGCCGAGCACGCGGCGCTCGACGCCTGGCGCTGGTCGACGGCGAACGGCCGCTCGGGCGACTTCTACGGGCGGCTCGTGCCGCTGTCCGAGGAGCTGCGCGCGCGGTACGCGACGCTGCTGGGCGCGGCCGCGCCGGACCACGTCGCGCTGACGGCCGGGACCAGCGACGGCTGCGCGCACGTGATCGCCAACCTCGGGCTGGGCGCCGGCGACGAGGTCGTGACCGCCGACGACGAGCACCCGGGCGTGACCGGGCCGCTGATCGCGGCGCGTGAGCAGCGCGGCGTGGTGCTGAAGATCGTCCCTGCCGCGGAGGTCGCCGAGGCGATCACCGAGAACACCAAGTTGGTCGCGGTCTCGCACGTGTCCTGGCACAGCGGGACGGTCGCGCCGGTGGCGGAGATCGTCGCGCGGGCCAAGGCCTACAACATCCCGGTGCTGCTCGACGGCGCGCAGGGCGTGGGCGCGGTGCCGGTCGACGTGAGCGCGCTGGGCGTCCAGTTCTACGCGGGCTCCGGTCAGAAGTGGCTGTGCGGGCCGGTCGGCTGCGGGATGCTGTGGATCGAGCCGGAGTGGATCGAGCGCCTCGGCTCCCCCGCGCCGTCCTACGGCGGGCTGGTCGACCCCAACGCGGGGTTCGAGACCGAGTTGGTGGACAACGCGCGGCGCCACGACACGCCGCTGCGCGACCTCGCGCAGGTCGCGGGCGCGGTCGCGGCGTACGACGTCCTGGCCGAGGCCGGGTTCGCCGAGCTGCAGGCGCGCGCGGTGGGTGGCGCGGCGTCGCTGGCGGAGGGCCTCACGGCCGCGGGGTTCGACGTGGTGGCCCGTGGCGAGTCCACGCTGGTGTCGTGGCGCGTGGCGTCCGACGACGTCGCGATCGCGACGCGCGACCGGCTGCAGGAGTCCGGGATCACGATCCGCGACCTGCCGGGCGCGGCGCGGCTGCGCGCGTCGTTCGGCGGCTGGAACGACGCCGACGACGCCGAGCGGCTGCTGACCGCGCTCGCCGCATGA